A genomic window from Micromonospora violae includes:
- a CDS encoding SDR family oxidoreductase — protein MKISGSTALVTGANRGFGRHLAAELLARGATVYAGARNPDSVDLPGVTPVRLDITDPASVAAAAKLAGDVNLLINNAGIDTRTDLLDGDLELVRRELETHYIGTLSMARAFAPIIAGNGGGTMLNVLSVLSWVNFPKHAAYGAAKSAEWAMTNALRLQLAERGVRVAALHVGYMDTDMAATVTDPKSDPAAIATITVDGVEADAYEIVADDISRRVQAGLSGGVAALYPQLP, from the coding sequence ATGAAGATCTCCGGAAGCACCGCCCTCGTCACCGGCGCCAACCGTGGCTTCGGCCGCCACCTGGCCGCCGAACTCCTCGCCCGAGGTGCCACCGTCTACGCCGGCGCCCGCAACCCCGACAGCGTCGACCTGCCCGGCGTGACGCCGGTACGCCTGGACATCACCGACCCCGCCTCGGTCGCCGCCGCCGCGAAGCTGGCCGGCGACGTGAACCTGCTGATCAACAACGCCGGCATCGACACCCGCACCGACCTTCTCGACGGCGACCTGGAACTCGTCCGACGCGAGCTGGAGACCCACTACATCGGCACGCTGTCGATGGCCCGGGCGTTCGCGCCGATCATCGCCGGCAACGGCGGCGGGACGATGCTCAACGTGCTCTCCGTGCTGTCCTGGGTGAACTTCCCGAAGCACGCCGCCTACGGGGCCGCGAAGTCGGCCGAGTGGGCGATGACCAACGCGCTGCGCCTCCAGCTCGCCGAGCGGGGCGTCCGGGTCGCCGCCCTGCACGTCGGTTACATGGACACCGACATGGCGGCCACGGTCACCGACCCGAAGTCCGACCCGGCGGCGATCGCCACGATCACGGTCGACGGTGTCGAGGCCGACGCGTACGAGATCGTCGCCGACGACATCAGTCGGCGGGTGCAGGCCGGGCTGTCCGGCGGTGTCGCCGCGCTCTACCCACAGCTTCCCTGA